From the genome of Triticum aestivum cultivar Chinese Spring chromosome 3B, IWGSC CS RefSeq v2.1, whole genome shotgun sequence, one region includes:
- the LOC123069542 gene encoding zinc finger CCCH domain-containing protein 3 isoform X1: protein MPLGKYYCDYCDKEFQDTAAARRRHLQGAQHHRARALWYDSVRRQESHGGASPLLQPDGAILGQGVCNHFVRTGTCKFGDACRYFHPKPHAVNPAFAPSGPVPGAMGQQSNFLGTQPNFVGYQAMEGNSFSGNILRGHTSWGNLPPSL, encoded by the exons ATGCCGCTGGGCAAGTACTACTGCGACTACTGCGACAAGGAGTTCcaggacaccgccgccgcccgcaggcGCCACCTCCAGGGCGCCCAGCACCACCGCGCCCGCGCCCTCTGGTACGACTCCGTCCGCCGCCAAG AGTCCCACGGCGGCGCATCTCCCCTCCTCCAGCCCGACGGCGCTATCCTCGGCCAGGGCGTCTGCAACCACTTCGTCCGCACG GGAACATGCAAGTTTGGGGATGCGTGCAGGTACTTCCATCCGAAGCCACATGCTGTGAACCCAGCATTTGCTCCGTCTG GGCCTGTTCCAGGAGCAATGGGGCAACAGTCTAATTTTCTTGGAACTCAACCAAATTTTGTTGGATATCAGGCGATGGAAGGAAATTCTTTCTCAG GGAACATACTAAGGGGCCACACTTCTTGGGGCAACTTACCTCCATCGCTATAA
- the LOC123069542 gene encoding zinc finger CCCH domain-containing protein 3 isoform X2 — MPLGKYYCDYCDKEFQDTAAARRRHLQGAQHHRARALWYDSVRRQESHGGASPLLQPDGAILGQGVCNHFVRTARTLSLLSSYYHLVLGNMQVWGCVQVLPSEATCCEPSICSVWACSRSNGATV, encoded by the exons ATGCCGCTGGGCAAGTACTACTGCGACTACTGCGACAAGGAGTTCcaggacaccgccgccgcccgcaggcGCCACCTCCAGGGCGCCCAGCACCACCGCGCCCGCGCCCTCTGGTACGACTCCGTCCGCCGCCAAG AGTCCCACGGCGGCGCATCTCCCCTCCTCCAGCCCGACGGCGCTATCCTCGGCCAGGGCGTCTGCAACCACTTCGTCCGCACGGCACGTACCTTGTCGCTTCTTAGCTCCTACTACCACCTTGTGTTGG GGAACATGCAAGTTTGGGGATGCGTGCAGGTACTTCCATCCGAAGCCACATGCTGTGAACCCAGCATTTGCTCCGTCTG GGCCTGTTCCAGGAGCAATGGGGCAACAGTCTAA